In Acidobacteriota bacterium, a genomic segment contains:
- a CDS encoding VWA domain-containing protein — protein MANSRNLRWLRGILSFIPAAILILATRGSLAQMPPPPPLDDDAGGVLFRASIDLVTLNVAVFDGKRRLVSGLGRDSFQVFQDGKPVQLSEFTNRDVPVSLGLVMDSSASMIDKRVQSVAGAVELMRGSNEQDEVFYVDFKDTVDLVQGFTNDFAKVEGALNRTRLFGGTAVMDALRVGVEQMKKAHRDKKVIVLLTDGEDDSSEITLPVLLALLQKSDVTVYTIGLLSQETNARRRNAEKFLTEAAKVTGGVAYFPQGVEQVQLLGQMIAHDIRNQYVLGFQVPPGTPRGFRTLKVTATSKQRGKLTVRTRTGYFYDPNAPLGR, from the coding sequence ATGGCGAACTCTAGGAATCTGCGGTGGCTCCGTGGCATTCTCTCCTTCATACCAGCCGCAATCTTAATCCTGGCAACGCGCGGGAGCTTGGCGCAGATGCCTCCGCCGCCCCCGCTGGACGACGATGCCGGCGGCGTGCTGTTCCGCGCCTCCATTGATCTGGTGACGCTGAACGTGGCCGTGTTCGACGGCAAGCGGCGGCTGGTCAGCGGGCTGGGGCGCGACAGCTTCCAGGTGTTTCAGGATGGCAAGCCGGTGCAGCTCTCCGAGTTCACCAATCGCGATGTCCCCGTGTCGCTCGGCCTGGTGATGGATTCCAGCGCCAGCATGATCGACAAACGCGTGCAGAGCGTGGCCGGTGCGGTCGAGCTGATGCGCGGCAGCAACGAACAGGACGAAGTATTTTACGTGGATTTCAAGGATACCGTCGATCTGGTGCAGGGTTTCACCAACGACTTTGCCAAGGTGGAAGGCGCGCTGAATCGCACGCGCCTGTTCGGCGGTACGGCGGTGATGGACGCGCTGCGCGTGGGCGTTGAGCAGATGAAGAAGGCGCACCGCGACAAGAAAGTGATTGTGCTGCTGACGGACGGCGAAGACGATTCCAGCGAAATTACGCTGCCGGTGCTACTGGCCCTGTTGCAAAAGTCCGATGTGACGGTTTACACCATTGGTTTGCTCAGCCAGGAGACCAACGCGCGCCGCCGCAACGCCGAGAAATTTCTGACCGAGGCGGCCAAGGTTACCGGCGGTGTCGCCTACTTTCCGCAGGGCGTGGAGCAGGTGCAGTTGCTCGGCCAGATGATCGCTCATGACATTCGCAATCAGTACGTGCTTGGTTTCCAGGTGCCGCCGGGCACGCCGCGCGGATTCCGCACGCTGAAGGTGACCGCGACATCGAAGCAGCGCGGCAAGTTAACCGTGCGCACGCGCACTGGATATTTCTACGATCCCAACGCGCCGCTTGGGCGCTAG
- a CDS encoding fumarate hydratase gives MQFARESLLKLITETSTNLPPDVRQAMAASLRKEKSPSQASLALNVIANNIDMAASNEGPICQDTGMPTFFIHTPVGFNQIKFRADILHAIAEATKRGKLRPNSVDPITGKGTADNIGPGTPVIHFEQWEKDDVEVKLILKGGGCENKNIQYSVPCNLDHLGRADRDLEGIHKCIIHAVWQAQGQGCAPGSLGVCVGGDRTSGYEEAKRQLFRTLDDVNPDPVLAKLESEILDEANRLGIGTMGFGGQVSLIGCKIGVQNRLPASFFVSVAYDCWAFRRLGLLLDAQSGAIKQWLYRDPARPVERLAQESGFPLTGREVILETPLTEEKVRALKVGDVVLVSGLIYTGRDEAHHYMMRHDAPMNLNGALLYHCGPVALKEGETWKIKAAGPTTSAREEPYEADIIKKNGIRAVMGKGGMGAKTLAALKENGAVYLNAIGGAAQYYANAIQKVEGVSLMELGIPEAMWHLRVKDLMALVTMDSHGNSLHAEVEKSTGEALKEVGAGIK, from the coding sequence ATGCAATTCGCCAGGGAAAGTTTATTGAAGCTGATCACCGAGACCTCCACTAACCTCCCGCCTGACGTGCGCCAGGCCATGGCCGCCTCATTGCGCAAGGAGAAGTCACCGTCGCAGGCTTCGCTGGCGCTGAACGTGATCGCCAACAATATTGATATGGCCGCGTCGAACGAAGGTCCAATCTGCCAGGACACCGGCATGCCCACCTTCTTTATCCATACGCCGGTGGGCTTCAATCAGATAAAATTTCGCGCCGACATTTTACACGCCATCGCCGAGGCCACCAAGCGCGGCAAGTTGCGCCCCAACTCGGTGGACCCCATCACCGGCAAGGGCACGGCTGACAATATAGGACCCGGCACGCCGGTCATCCACTTTGAGCAATGGGAGAAGGACGACGTCGAGGTGAAGCTGATCCTGAAGGGCGGCGGCTGCGAGAACAAGAACATTCAATACTCCGTGCCCTGCAACCTCGATCATCTGGGCCGCGCCGACCGCGATCTGGAAGGCATCCACAAGTGCATCATCCACGCCGTGTGGCAGGCGCAGGGACAGGGCTGCGCGCCCGGCTCGCTCGGCGTGTGCGTTGGTGGCGACCGGACCTCGGGTTACGAAGAGGCCAAGCGGCAGCTCTTCCGCACGCTCGATGACGTGAACCCCGATCCCGTGCTGGCCAAACTTGAAAGTGAAATTTTGGACGAGGCCAACCGCCTGGGCATTGGGACGATGGGCTTCGGCGGTCAGGTCTCACTGATCGGCTGCAAGATCGGCGTGCAGAATCGCCTGCCCGCGTCGTTCTTCGTCTCCGTCGCATACGATTGCTGGGCCTTCCGCCGCCTGGGGCTGCTGCTCGACGCGCAGTCCGGGGCAATCAAGCAATGGCTCTACCGCGATCCGGCGCGTCCCGTCGAGCGGCTGGCGCAGGAGTCCGGCTTCCCGCTCACCGGACGCGAGGTCATTTTGGAAACGCCGCTCACGGAGGAGAAAGTCCGCGCACTGAAGGTCGGCGACGTGGTGCTGGTCAGCGGCCTCATCTACACGGGCCGCGACGAAGCGCATCATTACATGATGAGGCACGACGCTCCCATGAACCTGAACGGCGCGCTGCTCTACCACTGCGGCCCGGTGGCGCTCAAGGAAGGCGAGACGTGGAAGATCAAGGCCGCCGGCCCCACCACCTCCGCCCGCGAGGAGCCTTACGAAGCCGACATCATCAAGAAGAACGGCATCCGCGCGGTGATGGGCAAGGGCGGCATGGGCGCAAAGACGCTGGCCGCGCTTAAGGAAAACGGCGCGGTCTACCTGAACGCCATCGGCGGCGCGGCGCAGTATTACGCCAATGCCATTCAAAAAGTCGAGGGCGTCTCGCTGATGGAACTGGGCATCCCCGAGGCGATGTGGCACCTGCGCGTGAAAGACCTGATGGCGCTGGTTACCATGGACTCGCACGGCAACAGCCTGCACGCCGAAGTGGAGAAGTCCACCGGCGAAGCGCTGAAGGAAGTCGGCGCGGGAATTAAGTAA
- a CDS encoding sulfurase codes for MQEVSEVMALAGKGLEGDRYALGTGTYSASSRNVRRHATLIAYDAIETARRAGGEFNPSETRRNIVIEGISVADINALVGKAFRLGAALMKAVEICVPCERPSLLSGKSAFKETFEQSGGLRVEILEDGRIAQGDALQT; via the coding sequence ATGCAGGAAGTCTCTGAGGTGATGGCACTCGCGGGCAAGGGCTTGGAGGGCGACCGCTACGCGCTCGGCACCGGCACGTACTCGGCCTCGTCGCGCAACGTGAGACGCCACGCCACGCTGATCGCCTACGATGCCATCGAGACCGCGCGGCGCGCGGGCGGCGAATTCAATCCCAGCGAGACGCGCCGCAACATTGTGATCGAGGGCATCTCGGTCGCTGACATCAACGCGCTGGTGGGCAAGGCCTTCCGCCTCGGCGCGGCGCTGATGAAGGCCGTGGAAATTTGCGTGCCCTGCGAACGCCCTTCGCTGCTCTCGGGCAAATCCGCCTTCAAGGAAACGTTTGAGCAAAGCGGCGGTCTGCGTGTGGAGATTCTGGAAGACGGCCGAATCGCCCAAGGCGATGCGTTGCAAACTTAG
- a CDS encoding homoserine dehydrogenase has product MKPVNIAIVGMGTVGGATIHILDENAAELERKLGFKLHLRVAASLEVEARAEIDMPGGKRLLTRDWREAVEHPEVDIVVEVVGGTSIAYEVQKAALERGRPVVSANKELLGQRGAELAQIAYDHKTSLHMEASAGGGIPILNALREGIAADRIEAVYGILNGTCNFILTEIEKTGAPFASILAEAQKRGYAEAKPEADVEGYDARSKLAIVANFCFGARVPTDAIYRQGITKITPTDFAYAHRLGYTIRLIAAGARTGAQGNDDLSLYVRPVLVPLTAMLAKVQGSYNAIWVKGKYGEDTLYYGRGAGKPTGVAVVSDIMSAARDLRHGSSLRAPAFGYWAPQEIAKVGIEAGTRPYFLRFLVKDEVGIIAKLANIIADEKINIDAVFEEPNQDADNLAFVISVKPTSETAVSAALARMEKLSFLREPPLALPMENILAG; this is encoded by the coding sequence ATGAAACCGGTGAATATTGCGATTGTGGGAATGGGCACGGTGGGCGGAGCAACCATCCACATTCTGGATGAGAACGCCGCGGAGCTGGAGCGCAAGCTGGGCTTCAAGCTGCATCTGCGCGTGGCGGCGAGTCTGGAAGTCGAGGCGCGCGCGGAGATCGACATGCCCGGCGGCAAGCGGCTCTTAACGCGCGACTGGCGCGAGGCCGTCGAACATCCAGAAGTGGACATCGTCGTCGAAGTGGTCGGCGGGACCAGCATCGCATACGAAGTGCAGAAGGCTGCGCTCGAACGCGGACGGCCCGTCGTCTCGGCGAACAAAGAGTTGCTCGGGCAGCGCGGCGCGGAGCTGGCGCAGATTGCTTACGATCACAAGACTTCGCTGCACATGGAGGCCAGCGCCGGCGGCGGCATCCCCATCCTGAACGCGCTGCGCGAGGGCATCGCGGCGGACCGCATCGAAGCCGTGTACGGAATCCTGAACGGCACTTGCAACTTCATCCTCACCGAGATTGAGAAGACCGGCGCACCGTTTGCATCCATTCTTGCCGAGGCGCAGAAACGCGGCTACGCCGAGGCCAAGCCGGAAGCCGACGTGGAGGGATACGACGCACGCTCGAAGCTGGCCATCGTCGCCAACTTCTGCTTCGGCGCGCGCGTGCCCACTGACGCCATCTATCGCCAGGGCATTACAAAAATCACTCCGACTGACTTCGCCTACGCGCATCGCCTCGGCTACACCATCCGCCTGATCGCGGCGGGCGCGCGCACTGGCGCCCAAGGAAATGACGACTTGTCATTGTATGTCCGCCCCGTGCTGGTGCCGCTGACGGCGATGCTGGCCAAGGTGCAGGGTTCGTATAACGCGATTTGGGTGAAGGGCAAGTACGGAGAAGACACCCTCTACTACGGGCGCGGCGCTGGCAAGCCGACGGGCGTGGCGGTCGTCTCCGACATCATGAGCGCGGCGCGCGATCTGCGCCACGGGTCGTCACTACGAGCCCCCGCCTTCGGCTATTGGGCTCCCCAGGAAATAGCCAAGGTTGGAATCGAGGCCGGCACGCGCCCCTATTTCCTGCGCTTTTTGGTCAAGGACGAAGTGGGCATCATCGCCAAGCTCGCCAACATCATCGCCGATGAGAAGATTAATATCGACGCGGTTTTCGAGGAGCCCAATCAGGATGCCGACAACCTGGCATTCGTCATTTCAGTGAAGCCCACGTCCGAGACCGCTGTCAGCGCGGCGCTGGCCCGCATGGAAAAACTAAGTTTCCTGCGCGAGCCGCCGCTGGCTCTGCCGATGGAAAACATTCTTGCGGGGTGA